Proteins encoded in a region of the Candidatus Saccharimonadia bacterium genome:
- the rplE gene encoding 50S ribosomal protein L5, with amino-acid sequence MNRLSEKYQKTAVPALKDEFKYTNPHQVPRIQKVVVSAGVGRAVSDAKHLDAAAETLAKITGQHPVTTIARKSIASFKLREGNKVGTTVTLRGARAEEFVDLLVSVVLPRIRDFRGISATAFDPFGNYSLGLPDHTIFPQIAFEEAGAPHGLQINVVTSAKTAAEGKRLLQLMGFPFRKDA; translated from the coding sequence ATGAATAGATTAAGCGAAAAATACCAGAAAACCGCCGTACCGGCACTCAAAGATGAGTTCAAGTACACCAATCCTCACCAAGTCCCCCGCATCCAGAAGGTCGTGGTGAGTGCCGGTGTGGGTCGCGCAGTCAGTGATGCCAAGCATCTCGACGCCGCGGCTGAGACGCTCGCCAAAATCACCGGTCAGCACCCCGTTACCACCATCGCCCGCAAGAGCATCGCCAGCTTCAAGCTGCGCGAAGGCAACAAGGTCGGTACCACCGTCACGCTGCGCGGGGCTCGCGCCGAAGAGTTCGTGGACCTGCTCGTGAGCGTGGTGTTGCCCCGCATCCGCGACTTCCGCGGCATTTCGGCCACCGCCTTCGATCCATTTGGCAATTACAGCCTCGGACTGCCCGATCACACCATCTTCCCGCAGATCGCCTTCGAAGAAGCCGGCGCTCCGCACGGATTGCAGATCAATGTGGTCACGAGCGCTAAAACTGCCGCCGAAGGCAAACGTTTACTACAGTTAATGGGATTTCCCTTTAGGAAGGACGCATAA
- the rplP gene encoding 50S ribosomal protein L16, translated as MLMPKKTKFRKQMKGVMRGNATRGTEIAFGTYALKAEASERITSRQIEAARRAMTRYVKRGGKIWIRIFPDTPITKKPAEVRMGSGKGSVDHYVAKVKTGAIMFEMDGVDIETAKEAMRLAAHKLPIPTRFIVREVPGETQS; from the coding sequence ATGTTAATGCCAAAGAAAACCAAGTTTAGAAAGCAGATGAAGGGCGTAATGCGTGGCAATGCCACCCGTGGCACCGAGATCGCTTTTGGTACCTACGCGCTAAAGGCCGAGGCATCGGAGCGCATCACGAGCCGCCAGATCGAGGCTGCTCGCCGTGCCATGACCCGCTACGTCAAGCGTGGCGGCAAAATCTGGATCCGCATTTTCCCCGACACGCCCATCACCAAGAAGCCAGCCGAAGTCCGCATGGGTTCGGGTAAAGGCTCGGTCGACCACTACGTCGCCAAGGTCAAAACCGGCGCCATCATGTTCGAAATGGACGGCGTCGACATCGAAACCGCCAAGGAAGCCATGCGTCTAGCCGCTCACAAATTACCCATCCCCACGCGATTTATCGTCCGTGAAGTCCCGGGAGAGACCCAGTCATGA
- the secY gene encoding preprotein translocase subunit SecY, whose product MNLSSLKQIYRSPDLRRRVLVVLGLIIIFRFLAHVPVPVPDNAALSNFLKFIFNSNKVLGFADVFSGGALANFSIIMMGVGPYINASIIMQLLQQVVPQFEALSKEGEQGRRKLNQYTRLLTLPLALVQSFGMVFLIQQTSIRVANTDVIGHPNPLQWALMVSTITAGTMLLMWIGEIITEKGIGNGISLIIFCGIVSRLPTSAGQFASLASGDAGKIITVIGFLLATLAIIAFIVLLNEGTRNIPVSYAKRTRGDRIFAGVDTHLPLRVITAGVIPIIFALAFLSIPGLLGQVLTSAKTHWVAQFASTLNSWFSPNGVVYAVSYFVLVVAFTYFYTSVVFNPKDIAENLQKQGGFIPGIRPGNQTATYLKRVVNRITLAGAFGLGFIAVLPFIGQAFTNSQVLTFGGTGLLIVVSVALETLKQLEAQAITTSYEQY is encoded by the coding sequence ATGAACCTATCCAGTCTCAAGCAGATCTACCGTTCCCCAGATCTGCGCCGGAGGGTGCTGGTGGTTCTTGGTCTCATAATTATCTTCCGCTTCTTGGCGCACGTGCCGGTGCCAGTGCCGGACAATGCCGCGCTGTCGAATTTTCTCAAATTCATTTTCAACTCCAACAAAGTCCTCGGTTTCGCTGACGTTTTTTCCGGCGGCGCTCTGGCCAATTTCTCGATCATCATGATGGGCGTGGGCCCGTATATCAACGCGTCGATCATCATGCAGCTCCTTCAGCAGGTGGTGCCGCAGTTTGAGGCACTCTCCAAAGAGGGTGAGCAAGGCCGCCGCAAGCTCAACCAATACACTCGCCTGCTTACCCTACCGCTGGCATTGGTGCAGTCGTTTGGCATGGTGTTTCTCATTCAGCAAACCTCGATTCGCGTGGCCAACACCGACGTCATTGGGCATCCCAACCCTTTGCAATGGGCCCTCATGGTCTCGACCATCACCGCCGGCACTATGCTCCTCATGTGGATCGGCGAAATAATCACCGAAAAGGGGATTGGCAACGGCATCTCGCTCATCATCTTTTGCGGTATCGTTTCACGCCTGCCTACGAGCGCCGGACAGTTCGCTAGCCTGGCTTCCGGCGATGCGGGTAAAATCATCACCGTTATCGGGTTCTTACTCGCCACCCTCGCCATCATTGCCTTCATAGTGCTGCTCAATGAGGGCACACGCAACATCCCCGTGTCGTACGCCAAACGCACCCGTGGTGACCGTATTTTTGCCGGCGTCGACACCCATCTGCCCCTGCGCGTCATCACGGCCGGCGTTATCCCTATCATCTTTGCGCTCGCGTTTCTCTCGATCCCCGGTTTGCTCGGCCAGGTGCTCACGAGCGCCAAGACCCACTGGGTAGCCCAATTCGCATCTACGCTCAATAGCTGGTTTTCCCCCAATGGCGTCGTGTACGCGGTCTCGTATTTTGTGCTCGTGGTGGCCTTCACCTACTTCTACACCTCGGTGGTCTTCAATCCCAAAGACATTGCCGAAAACCTCCAAAAACAAGGTGGCTTCATTCCCGGCATCCGTCCCGGCAACCAAACCGCAACCTACCTCAAGCGGGTAGTCAACCGCATCACTCTGGCCGGCGCGTTCGGCCTAGGCTTCATCGCGGTACTGCCGTTTATCGGCCAAGCCTTCACCAATAGCCAGGTCCTCACCTTTGGCGGCACCGGACTGCTCATCGTGGTCTCGGTAGCTCTCGAGACTCTCAAACAACTCGAAGCCCAGGCTATCACCACCTCCTACGAACAGTATTAG
- the rpsH gene encoding 30S ribosomal protein S8, with product MFNDSISDLLTRIRNANTAHKRLVVMPYSKLKAQVAEILAANGFLEDVKVAEDGGFKSLELTLPASPDTITSLIRVSKPGRRVYTSAQDIPLVLGGRGLVIVSTSGGVMTGRDARKKGLGGELICRVW from the coding sequence ATGTTTAACGATTCAATTTCCGATCTCCTCACGCGCATCCGCAACGCCAACACGGCGCACAAGCGCTTGGTGGTGATGCCGTATTCCAAGCTCAAGGCGCAGGTCGCCGAGATCTTGGCCGCTAATGGCTTCCTCGAGGACGTCAAAGTGGCTGAGGATGGTGGCTTCAAGTCGCTCGAGCTGACGCTCCCGGCCAGCCCCGACACCATCACCTCGCTCATTCGCGTGTCCAAGCCGGGCCGCCGCGTCTACACGAGCGCTCAAGATATCCCGCTGGTTCTCGGCGGGCGCGGCCTCGTCATCGTCTCCACCTCAGGTGGCGTCATGACCGGCCGAGACGCTCGCAAGAAGGGCTTGGGCGGCGAACTAATCTGTAGGGTGTGGTAA
- the rpsE gene encoding 30S ribosomal protein S5 — translation MAIEQQPKEFEEKVIAIDRVARVVKGGRRFRFRATVVVGDGKGRVGVGVGKGSEVMTSIAKAVARAKSQMITVPLKDRTIPHEIQVRFAGAIVLLKPASAGTGVIAGGAVRNVVEVAGIRDLLTKSLGSSNKVNNAYATALALSRLKGEIRPLTQSKTKKEPAATAA, via the coding sequence ATGGCTATCGAACAACAGCCCAAAGAATTCGAAGAAAAGGTCATAGCCATCGACCGCGTCGCACGCGTCGTGAAGGGTGGTCGTCGCTTCCGCTTCCGCGCCACCGTCGTGGTCGGCGATGGCAAGGGCCGCGTCGGCGTCGGCGTCGGCAAGGGCTCAGAGGTTATGACCTCTATCGCCAAGGCCGTCGCTCGTGCCAAAAGCCAAATGATCACCGTGCCGCTCAAAGATCGCACCATCCCGCACGAAATCCAGGTTCGGTTTGCCGGCGCTATCGTGCTCCTCAAGCCCGCCTCGGCTGGTACCGGCGTTATCGCCGGCGGCGCCGTCCGCAATGTCGTGGAAGTAGCCGGCATCCGAGACCTGTTGACCAAATCACTCGGCTCAAGTAATAAAGTAAACAATGCTTATGCCACCGCCCTGGCCCTTTCTCGCCTCAAAGGCGAAATCCGGCCGCTAACGCAGAGCAAGACCAAGAAGGAGCCGGCAGCCACTGCCGCATAA
- a CDS encoding 50S ribosomal protein L29, which produces MIKLNEITKKTDQELNDFIVSERAALAQAIIDSRTKEVKGVKILAAHKKTIARALTLRRERAIAKEEAAS; this is translated from the coding sequence ATGATTAAGTTGAATGAAATAACCAAGAAGACCGACCAGGAACTAAACGACTTTATCGTTTCCGAACGCGCAGCATTGGCCCAGGCCATCATCGACAGCCGCACCAAGGAAGTCAAAGGCGTCAAAATTCTGGCGGCTCACAAGAAAACCATCGCCCGTGCGCTCACGCTTCGCCGCGAACGCGCGATCGCTAAAGAGGAGGCCGCGTCATGA
- a CDS encoding methyltransferase domain-containing protein, with amino-acid sequence MADASNNRLTLQAYEDNLQAYIEGTPQTVHGPFQKWLDQVLGHIARGGTILELGTAFGRDADYIEAHGFRVVRTDAVTGFVDLLAAQAQAAHRLDALADDFGGPYDAVYANAVVLHFTPQQLAEVLRKAHTALASDGILAFTVKQGSGAGWNTDKLGAKRYFHYWTADPLAELVKSANFEIIQLESGSYPHRPDTIWLRVIARKSNPGAKIPETDTKAFTTH; translated from the coding sequence ATGGCCGACGCGAGCAACAACCGCCTCACGCTCCAGGCTTACGAAGATAATCTTCAGGCCTACATCGAAGGTACGCCGCAGACCGTGCACGGGCCGTTTCAGAAGTGGCTCGACCAAGTGCTTGGCCATATTGCGCGCGGCGGCACCATTCTCGAACTCGGCACCGCCTTTGGCCGGGACGCCGATTATATTGAGGCTCACGGCTTTCGCGTCGTGCGAACCGATGCCGTCACCGGCTTCGTCGACCTGCTCGCAGCCCAAGCGCAGGCGGCTCATCGGCTCGACGCCCTCGCCGATGATTTTGGTGGTCCCTACGACGCCGTATACGCCAATGCTGTCGTACTGCACTTCACGCCCCAACAGCTCGCAGAGGTGCTCCGCAAAGCCCACACGGCCCTCGCCAGCGATGGCATCCTAGCATTTACGGTCAAACAAGGTAGCGGTGCGGGTTGGAATACCGACAAACTAGGCGCCAAACGCTACTTTCACTATTGGACAGCCGACCCCCTGGCCGAGCTTGTGAAGTCGGCAAACTTCGAAATAATCCAGCTCGAAAGCGGATCATACCCCCACCGACCCGACACTATCTGGTTGCGGGTGATAGCCCGCAAATCCAACCCAGGAGCAAAAATCCCCGAAACAGATACAAAAGCCTTTACAACCCACTAA
- the rplB gene encoding 50S ribosomal protein L2, with protein MAIKLYKPTTPGRRGMTTADTEGLSRKRPEKSLIVAKKTGSGRNNQGKITVRHRGGGMKRFYRLVDFNFKSVASAKVEALEYDPNRSAHIALVRIEGGKLAYVLAGAGMKVGDQLASGEEAAIRAGNRLALKSIPAGTQIYNIELVLGKGGQIARSAGTKASLVSKESTKAGFVQVKLPSGEVRLVNENCQATIGTVGNEQHQNIKYGSAGRRRRLGWRPAVRGKAMNPVDHPHGGGEGAQPTAIYKYGQKTPWGKPALGLKTRRRKSTDAMIIRGRGKGRRR; from the coding sequence ATGGCTATTAAACTGTATAAACCAACCACGCCCGGCCGCCGCGGCATGACCACGGCCGACACCGAGGGACTTTCGAGGAAGCGCCCCGAAAAGTCGCTCATCGTTGCCAAGAAAACCGGCTCGGGCCGCAACAATCAAGGCAAAATCACCGTCCGCCACCGCGGTGGTGGCATGAAGCGTTTCTACCGCCTCGTCGACTTTAACTTCAAATCGGTAGCCTCGGCCAAAGTCGAAGCCCTTGAGTACGACCCCAACCGTTCGGCCCACATCGCGCTCGTGCGCATCGAAGGCGGCAAGCTAGCCTACGTGCTGGCCGGCGCCGGCATGAAGGTTGGCGACCAGCTCGCTTCGGGCGAAGAGGCCGCCATTCGCGCCGGCAATCGCCTGGCCCTCAAGAGCATTCCCGCTGGCACCCAGATCTACAACATCGAGCTCGTCCTCGGCAAGGGCGGCCAGATCGCTCGCTCCGCCGGTACCAAGGCCTCGCTGGTATCCAAAGAGTCCACCAAGGCCGGCTTCGTCCAGGTGAAGCTCCCGAGCGGCGAAGTGCGTCTCGTAAACGAAAATTGCCAGGCTACCATCGGCACCGTTGGCAACGAGCAGCACCAGAACATTAAGTACGGCTCAGCCGGCCGCCGCCGCCGCCTCGGTTGGCGCCCCGCCGTTCGCGGTAAGGCCATGAACCCCGTCGATCACCCCCACGGTGGTGGAGAAGGCGCGCAGCCCACAGCTATTTATAAATACGGCCAGAAGACGCCATGGGGCAAGCCGGCTTTGGGTCTCAAGACCCGCCGCCGCAAGTCCACCGACGCCATGATTATCCGCGGCCGCGGCAAAGGTAGGAGACGCTAG
- a CDS encoding type Z 30S ribosomal protein S14 codes for MARVALVVKAARKPKFSTRKVNRCQVCGRPRGYIRKFALCRICFREFASRGQIPGVTKASW; via the coding sequence ATGGCACGAGTAGCACTAGTCGTAAAAGCTGCGCGCAAACCGAAGTTTTCGACCCGCAAAGTCAACCGCTGCCAGGTTTGTGGTCGTCCGCGCGGTTATATCCGTAAATTCGCCCTGTGCCGGATATGCTTCCGCGAATTCGCTTCGCGCGGGCAAATCCCCGGCGTCACTAAGGCGAGTTGGTAA
- the rplF gene encoding 50S ribosomal protein L6, with amino-acid sequence MSRIGRKPIIVPAGVNVELNGQHVKVTGPKGALELTVLPGITIEQDGSTLTLARAVETAETGRSYGLMRTLVDNMVVGVSSGFTRALEINGVGFRAAVAGNTINLSLGFSHPVVFTLPQGVEAKIEKNVITLSGFDKQQVGQVAANLRALKKPEPYKGKGIKYVEEQIRRKAGKTATKG; translated from the coding sequence ATGAGTAGAATTGGACGAAAACCAATTATCGTGCCGGCCGGCGTCAACGTCGAGCTCAATGGCCAGCATGTCAAAGTCACCGGTCCCAAGGGCGCGCTTGAGCTAACCGTGCTCCCCGGTATCACCATCGAGCAAGACGGCTCCACGCTCACGCTCGCCCGAGCCGTAGAAACCGCCGAAACTGGCCGCTCATACGGCCTGATGCGCACGCTCGTCGACAACATGGTGGTGGGCGTTTCGAGCGGCTTCACCCGCGCGCTCGAAATCAACGGCGTCGGTTTCCGCGCTGCGGTCGCCGGTAACACCATCAATCTCAGCCTCGGATTCTCGCACCCAGTCGTGTTTACCCTGCCACAGGGGGTCGAAGCCAAGATCGAGAAGAACGTCATCACCCTCAGTGGCTTCGACAAGCAGCAAGTCGGCCAAGTCGCCGCCAACCTGCGGGCGCTCAAGAAGCCGGAGCCGTACAAGGGCAAGGGTATCAAATACGTAGAGGAGCAGATCCGCCGCAAGGCCGGCAAGACTGCTACAAAGGGTTAA
- the rplN gene encoding 50S ribosomal protein L14, translating into MIQAETRLKVADNSGAKDILCIKVLGGSRRRYAHVGDIITASVKSALPGAGVKKKEIVRAVIVRTVKDTKRADGSSIRFDENAAVLITKDGLPRGTRIFGPIARELRDGGYMKIISLAPEVL; encoded by the coding sequence ATGATTCAGGCAGAAACCAGACTCAAAGTAGCCGACAACTCCGGCGCCAAGGACATCTTGTGCATCAAGGTGCTCGGTGGCTCACGCCGTCGCTACGCCCACGTTGGCGACATCATCACCGCCAGCGTCAAGTCGGCCTTGCCCGGTGCCGGCGTCAAGAAAAAAGAAATAGTTCGGGCGGTCATCGTGCGCACCGTCAAAGACACCAAGCGCGCCGACGGCTCCAGCATTCGCTTCGATGAAAACGCCGCCGTACTCATCACCAAAGACGGCCTGCCCCGCGGCACCCGCATCTTTGGCCCCATTGCCCGCGAGCTGCGCGACGGTGGCTATATGAAGATTATCTCGCTCGCTCCGGAGGTGCTGTAA
- the rpsQ gene encoding 30S ribosomal protein S17, translating to MIRTLRGTVVSDKMDKTVVVAVNSVKEHPIYRKKYKVTTRFKAHDAENAMHTGDLVEITETRPLSKDKRWEVARKVTAKEMEA from the coding sequence ATGATTCGAACACTTCGGGGGACAGTTGTCTCCGACAAAATGGACAAGACGGTCGTGGTCGCGGTAAACAGTGTCAAAGAACACCCGATCTACCGTAAGAAGTACAAAGTAACCACTCGCTTCAAGGCTCACGACGCCGAGAACGCAATGCATACCGGAGACCTCGTGGAGATCACCGAGACTCGGCCATTGTCGAAAGACAAGCGCTGGGAAGTTGCCCGTAAAGTGACGGCCAAGGAGATGGAGGCCTAA
- the rplX gene encoding 50S ribosomal protein L24 yields the protein MKLRRDDKVIVITGRDKGKTGTVMAVLPAQNKIVVENINVVKRHTKPSQKLPRGGILDITKPIDASKVMVLDPASGKPARVGYQIKPDGTKERIFKVSANHDKAAKKAETKPAKKSPSPSKAGKK from the coding sequence ATGAAACTCCGTAGAGACGATAAAGTCATCGTGATCACCGGCCGCGACAAGGGCAAAACCGGCACCGTTATGGCCGTACTCCCCGCGCAAAACAAGATTGTGGTCGAGAACATCAACGTGGTAAAGCGCCACACCAAGCCCTCGCAGAAACTCCCGCGCGGCGGCATCCTGGACATCACCAAGCCTATCGACGCCTCCAAGGTCATGGTGCTCGACCCCGCCTCCGGCAAACCGGCTCGCGTTGGTTACCAGATCAAGCCCGACGGCACCAAGGAGCGCATCTTCAAGGTGAGCGCCAATCACGACAAAGCCGCCAAGAAGGCCGAGACCAAACCCGCCAAAAAGTCCCCATCACCTAGCAAAGCAGGTAAGAAGTAA
- the rplR gene encoding 50S ribosomal protein L18 encodes MINQTLAKLNRRRARVRSRVSGVAARPRLSVKITLSHVQAQLIDDTTGRTLAAATTVGQDVKGTMTEKAVWVGEKIATAAKAKKIKQVVFDRNGRIYHGRLHALAEAARNAGLEF; translated from the coding sequence ATGATTAATCAAACACTAGCCAAACTCAACCGCCGCCGCGCCCGCGTTCGCTCCCGGGTATCGGGTGTGGCCGCGCGCCCGCGTCTGTCAGTCAAGATCACCCTCAGCCACGTGCAAGCCCAGCTCATCGATGACACTACCGGCCGCACGCTCGCCGCCGCCACGACCGTCGGACAAGATGTCAAAGGCACGATGACCGAAAAAGCCGTATGGGTAGGCGAAAAGATTGCCACCGCCGCCAAGGCCAAGAAGATTAAGCAGGTCGTGTTCGACCGCAACGGCCGCATCTACCACGGCCGCCTGCACGCACTCGCCGAGGCCGCCCGTAACGCTGGATTGGAGTTTTAG
- the infA gene encoding translation initiation factor IF-1 encodes MPVKKKPTRPERPGKRATKEVIELEGTVLESLPNALFKVELENGHIVLAHISGKMRMHYIRIIPGDRLTLEMTPYDLTKARITFRHK; translated from the coding sequence ATGCCAGTCAAGAAGAAACCCACAAGGCCGGAACGCCCCGGCAAGCGAGCCACAAAGGAAGTAATTGAGCTCGAAGGCACCGTCCTTGAGTCTCTACCAAACGCCCTTTTTAAGGTAGAGCTCGAGAACGGCCACATTGTGTTAGCGCACATATCTGGCAAAATGAGGATGCACTATATCCGCATCATCCCAGGCGACCGGTTGACTCTGGAAATGACACCGTACGACCTTACCAAGGCCCGTATCACGTTCCGGCATA
- the rpsC gene encoding 30S ribosomal protein S3 — MGQKINPRSMRLQVDHDWQSRWYADRDYATFLIQDLKLRAAISKKLNKRAGVARVDIERSPGQLVVTIHTSKPGVVIGRGGSGAEELKTLLAAIVGGPVKVSIEEVKKPETNAMLVAENIAGQLERRISFRRAMKMSVENAMKSGALGAKVAIAGRLNGAEMARRENVSQGSIPLHTLRADIDYAQALAKTTYGVIGVKVWVYKGSKF, encoded by the coding sequence ATGGGCCAGAAGATCAATCCCCGCAGCATGCGCCTCCAGGTCGACCACGACTGGCAGTCACGCTGGTACGCCGACCGCGATTACGCCACCTTCCTGATCCAGGACCTCAAGTTGCGCGCGGCCATCTCGAAGAAGCTCAACAAGCGCGCCGGCGTGGCCCGTGTCGACATCGAGCGCTCGCCCGGCCAGTTGGTTGTTACCATCCACACCTCCAAGCCCGGCGTGGTCATCGGCCGCGGCGGTAGCGGCGCCGAAGAGCTCAAGACCCTGCTGGCCGCCATCGTTGGCGGTCCGGTGAAAGTCTCGATCGAAGAGGTCAAGAAGCCCGAAACCAACGCCATGCTCGTCGCCGAGAACATCGCCGGCCAGCTCGAGCGCCGCATCAGCTTCCGCCGCGCCATGAAGATGAGCGTCGAAAACGCCATGAAGAGCGGCGCGCTCGGCGCCAAAGTCGCCATCGCCGGCCGCCTCAACGGCGCCGAAATGGCCCGCCGCGAAAACGTCAGCCAGGGCAGCATTCCGCTCCACACCCTACGCGCCGACATCGACTACGCTCAGGCGCTGGCCAAGACCACCTACGGCGTCATTGGCGTGAAGGTTTGGGTATATAAAGGTTCGAAGTTTTAG
- the rpsS gene encoding 30S ribosomal protein S19: MSRSLKKGPHVDQRLLGRIVALPAGDKSVLKTWARASTISPEMVGHTIAVHNGRMHVPVFVSENMVGHKLGEFSPTRKFRGHGGKLAKSK, from the coding sequence ATGAGTCGTTCACTCAAAAAAGGACCCCACGTAGACCAGCGGTTGCTCGGGCGCATTGTAGCACTCCCGGCCGGTGATAAGTCGGTGCTCAAGACCTGGGCCCGCGCCTCCACCATTTCTCCCGAGATGGTCGGCCACACCATCGCCGTACACAACGGCCGCATGCACGTACCCGTGTTCGTATCTGAAAATATGGTTGGCCACAAGCTCGGCGAATTCTCGCCCACCCGCAAGTTCCGCGGCCACGGCGGTAAATTGGCGAAGAGTAAATAA